The Hordeum vulgare subsp. vulgare chromosome 4H, MorexV3_pseudomolecules_assembly, whole genome shotgun sequence genomic interval AGTTGTTTGTTGGATTAATTTAGAGATCAAAATTTGACGGTTCCAAATTTTGTTTACTTCTGATGCGATTTAATGCCAGTGTGAAGCTCCTGTCAATTTTGTACCGAAAGGCACAATTTCAAATAAACTGAGTGTTCTGCAAGAGTGGGCACAAGTAATGAAGTTATACTTCTATAGTTTTCTAATGTCTGCTTGCCCACCACCATCCTCAGGACTGGTCATCCTGGCAATCGATCTGCTGCTCATCGCCGTCCTCAGAACCAAGGCTAGAGAATGGCAAGTCATGATCTTGCCAAAAGAGAGTTACCTACTTGCTTTTCATGTGGCTCTCCCTTTCTGAATGATGTAGTAACACTTCAGGTCTTGAAAATTGGGTTCACTTATGGATTAGATGGGTTTTAGTTGTATGCATCTGCAGGCACAACTTGGCTGGTACGGGTGAATCATATACTATCATATATActtcctctgtaaagaaatataagagtgtttatagatcactaaagtagcgatcttctttacggagggagtacttaaatAGTTGATCCCCCTACTTCTATTTATCTCAACATGCACACATATCACCTCGTCAACCTTATTACTTTCGTTTCTCTCAACATGCATGAGAAGTGCTACTTATACAATTTCTTTCAACATGCACACATCCCACTTCATCTCAACCCCACTACATTTATTTATCTAAACATGCGTGAGAGATACTACTTATATTCTATAAATATTTTACAACTATATAATAATCAAATACAATAAATCATATGCGTTTTTAGTCTTCATTATCATTCAAATTCCAGACAATCAAATCTCTGCAACATAATATGTACCAACTGATTCCTGCAGCAAAGCGGGGGTGTCGTCTAGTTAGTCCTAAAGTTTACACTCTGGTCTAAGATTTCTTTTGATGTATACACTTCCATTATTTTAACTGCTTAAGGAGACATGCTCACGATCTTTCATCAACTAAACTTACCCAATTAGAAATTATTTTGGTCACTCTGCACTCTACAGTGCATTTTAATGACTATGTGTTTGATTTCCTTGTAGAAATCTACCCTGTGGAATTTGATCCAAGACATAGAGCCTTTGGATCTTAGTGTCATTCAGAAAGATGTTCCTCTTGAAACGGTTGATGCAATGAAGAGGACCATCTCTGGCATGTTGGGCCTACTTCCATCCGATCAGTTCCGTGTTGTTGTAGAAGCCCTTTGGAATCCATTTTTCAAGTTATTGGTATCTTCAATCATGACTGGGTAAGTTCTCTGGTTGAAAAAGATATTTTCTTATTGATTGCACATGGGTTTTCTGAGAGTTGGTTGCTTCATCAGGCACATGAattttcatttgctattttttttaaatagatgACAATCAACAATGACCATCTTGTGGAAGTGTATGGCACTATTAGATGACTACacgtgaaactgaaaaacttgctATTCGTTAGTAAAGAATAATAGCATGTGAGTCTGGAAAATGTAGCCAAGTTTGTAGTAGTGGTACAGCCATGGCATGCTATGCATTAAAATATAAGCACCATAATATCTTGGGAATACGTTTGAATAGTGTTTGATCTTTTATTGTTGGAAAGTAACATTTCTTGGATGTATCCATGCTCTGGTGGTTTCCTGGTTTTTCTTCCATCCTACTAGTATACCTTTGTTTCCTCGAATTGTTCATTCTTTGTGTTCTTTCAGTTTGTTCAGCTTCATCTGTTCTATTTGGTCAATTACTAATGTGGTGGTACTGATAGCTTGGGCTTATTTTTTACTGCCTGCGTCCCATATTTATTGTCGTAGTTTTAGTTCAAAACTTCAAATCAAATGAACTTAAACCACGACAAgaattatggaacggagggagtaggttagAAGTCATGATTTTCTTGTTAGTGCTGCTGAGTTGGTTGTCACTTGTTAATCACTCATAATTTTCACTGTTCCATTGAGAAATAAGAACTAGTTACCTGCCCTCATCTTTTTTTATCCTGATAGTTACCTACTTGACCATGTTATACAATTTCGGGCTGGAATTGCGGCGTTGCTATTTTCTGTAAAGCCTTCTTTTTTTCTACTCTATATGCTAATTATCATGCACTTCATATTCTTGATATGAGTTGCCTCGAGATACAGGTAAGAATTCCTTGATTTGCCGGTAAATGAGTAGGAATCAGGTTAATCAAACCGGAACAGTTTTAGCCTTCCTCTTGAATCGAGCTACTGTCAAGGTCATCATTCCCATGTGATAGCTCCCTTTACATTTTTTAAATGTTTTCTATATGACAGATGGGTTTGCATCTATTTCTATCAGTACCAGCGTAATGTCCATGCGTTGCTACAGAACTACAAAATAATTGAAGTTGCATTGGATTAGCAGTATACAACAGCCAATGGACTTGAACACTGCAAAGAAAACTCAAGCAAGCAGGCAGCACTGCGTGTGTAACTGCACTGACATGTAATTATAAAATACTTTCTCATTCGAAACATGAGTGAGGTGGTCGCTTGCTGGTTTGATTGAGCTGGGTGTACATACAGGTGTGCGGTTTGAAGCTCCCCAATGGCATTATTTTTTACTGTTCCGTCTATAAATAAAATCGAACCATAGGTGTCTGATGGGTTCTAGATGGATGAGAAAGATTGGGATGGAATGGGGCGTGAACTCTTCCAAACCAGGAGGGGTCTGGTTGGTTCTAGATGGATGAGGAAGATTGGGATGGAATGGGGATTGAACTCATCGCCCCGACCACCAACTCCAATTCATAACGTAGTAGAGATTCTGGACAAGTTTGAGGCAACTGTTTGTAGTCTTTGTTTTGTTTGCGAAGTGATTTGTATTAACATGTGTCTTCAAAACACAGCGGACACGTATTGATGTACTAGAAGACTGTAGTGCTTACTTCATTTCTTCTTGCAGGTATACTCTACGTAATGCTGAATGCAGGCTCTCTTTTGAAAGGAACCTAGAACTTTCTGAAGAAGATGCTGAATGTGAGAAAAGAGACATGACTGAAGATAATCTTCATGACATCAATTTGGGTAGGCCTATTACAATTTTCAGATTATCAGAAGACGAAATGCCCCAGGACTCTGGAAAAAGTGACGGAGAATCATCTGGTGATAGTATGGGAGAAATGTTAAGTAACTTAACACCCCAAGCGGAAGAGCAGATTATTCGGTTGCAATCTCGTTTGGATGCGATGAAAAAGGTAATAATCTCAAATCATATGTCCTGATCAGAAATATTCAAATAATCATGAACAAACTGCTTTCAGTTTATTGGTTATTGCTTTTATCATGTACCTGGTAAGATTGCCTGATTCATTATTTACCATGATTTTGTTATTACTATGCCTCCTGTTTACTGTCTGTAAATGACTATTGATCAAatataaattaaaaaaaatgtctGCAATATATCTAACTTATTAGGCCTGTGAATCAAATATTGTCTTCTGCTGCCATTGGAACTTTATTGGTTCATTGCAACCATGTACTCTACTTTTACAATTGTCTTGTTAAACATATATATGCTAAAGTCATCTTTAACTTGTATTTGTATTACTGAGAATTGGTCTGACACCAATTGAATTTCATTTTGATCCGCCATATTGCTATGGACTGAAGTCCGCTGCTTGTGCAACTTTTGGTCTTGTAAAGTTCTCAAATGCTATATTTATATTACAGGCACCACTCTGTGCAACTGTTTCTGTGAAAATCCAAGTTGACAATGTTGTGTCTGACGATATGCATTGTGCCTGTTATTTTCAAACCTGAAGGTTTATTGTTTTATAATCTTGTAGGAGTTACATGACCTGAAGAGGAAAAATTCTGCCCTTCAAATGCAACAGTTTGTTGGGGAAGAGAAAAATGATCTGCTAGACTATCTAAGATCCCTAACACCAGAGAAGGTATGTACATCTCAACAGCTTACTGATGACTAATTGCTCTTGGTACAAACCACAAGCAACAAAGAAAATTCAGAGATTGGTCCTAAGTTTCTTTACAGTGGCCTGACTAGCTGTTTTGCACAGGTTGCTGAACTCTCGGAATCCACCTGTCCCGGTGTGCAAGAGGCTATCCAGTCTGTTGTGCATGGTTTGCTTGCTACTCTTTCCCCCAAGGTACACTCAAAGTCTCCTCCGCCACTAGAGAATCCCCCTGGGGGAGCCCTAAATCGTGGGGGTGAGGACGATGACTGTGCAGAGCTTGTGGAGAATACTTCCCTCCCGTTTCAGCCTCTAATATCTGTCCCACGTGATTATCTTGCACGCTTGCTATTCTGGTAAATACAAATCAGATTCGTTATGCCTTGTTTGATTTGGCTTTTCTGTTCATAGCGAATTAGTGATTGACATTGCGTTCTGCTTAGGTGCATGTTGCTGGGTCACTACATCCGAGGTCTGGAATATCGGTTAGAGCTGGCACACCTTCTCAGAATATCTAGCGACGTGGGGTCTTTCCCCATTGACGACGATCATTTTATTTGAGAAAGCTTCACTGGCTTCGTGAGATCCATCAGTGAAGAGGATGAAAATGTGCTCGCCAAGAGGCCGCAGAAGTTGCTGTTTTGGGCATTTCCTGTCAAGGAAACAGGGAGTTCCAGGTCATAGCTCCTGTTGTAGTTCTTGTAAAGTCAAAAGGAAGGCATGGGTGTAAAATTAGTGTTACATATCAATGTGAACAATTGGTTTAATTTTCGTCCTATTTATATTGTGGTATAAGAAATAACATGTTGTTGCTGCTAATCTCGTAGTAGCATGGTGGATACTGGACAGGCATCCTCTGTACTCGTAGGTTGTATGTATTTGTCTAATGTTTATCAGATGAATGATACTGTGTTATATTTCTGAGTCTTATCAAGGTTCTTAGAAGTGTGTACCTCCCTGTTATATCACAGCTCTCGATGGATAGTTCTTGATGAACTGAACGTAAGTAGTGTACAATCTGCCTTTAGTATtatcttgtactccctccgtcccgaaataTCTGTCGCAGCTGGTCATTTTGCATAATCAACCTCACTTTTTTCCGTAATCAACCTGCAGTCCCGACTCGTCTCTGTCACTCTGCTCTCCACACTCACTCTCCTCACCCCTCTCACCTATCGCCTTGCCGTCGCCGTCACCGGCTGTCGGGTTCCTCTCAGCTACCGCCTCTCCCCTCACCTCTCCATCGCCGGTCGACGTCCTCCTCTCAGATCTCGCCTCTCCCCTTGCCTCTCCACCAGATCGCATCGCCTTGGCGCCGCGGCCTCGGTTCGCCTCTCCAAACAGCTTCAAAAATGGAACCTTTTGTTCCAAgccggcgacgaatcgacggatcTGGCGTCAGCGACCTTCCTGCTCCAGCTGAACTCAAGCGACGGCGGCAGCGCCGCGCCAGCCGGAGGAGTGGGAGTGCGGAGGcggcaccggcaccggcaccggcaggcagggctcgaggaggtggTCGAGGAAGAAGGCGCGGGCGAGGGGCCACTGGCGCGGCGGGTTTTGCGGGGCGCCGGAGGGTGCCGCTGCTCCACGTCCTGCCGCGCGGCAGCGGCGCCCGCGGGGAGGACGCCTCCGCGCTCACCAACTCCCTCGGCTCCCTCTGCAAGGCCTGCAGGCCCGAGGTGCGTGCCTCTGCTCCCTTCCCTTCTGCAAGTCACCTTCTTTTCTTTCATATGCACTGCACTGCTCTCGTTTTGGTCAAATACTCCATTAGTGTTATGCAGAATGCAGTAACTTAAGTTGCTTTACATTTCATTACTGCAAATGGCATTAGTTTGTAATGGTTGTGGTTTTATAGCTtgtcatctaggcaaatatctcCATCTCTGCTCTTGATTACTCTCAAAGCAAAATAAACACCAACCCTTTGCTCATTTGTGAGGTTTACCGCACTTCTTCTTATTGCTCCCTCTTGAGCAATTGCTTCCTCCTCAGGAACTGTTGCCTCCTCAGGAATTGATGCCTCCTCACGAATTGCTTCTTCATGATCTCTTGGAGGACTGAAGTTGAGATCCAAGAACATCCCctctcctgatgaaaatgagcaAGAGATAAGTCAATTCGGTTAACACCGACTGAAAAATCAATTAACACTTGAGCACATTTATAGTAAGTTTACACTTGAGATATTGTTGGAGTATTTACCCGCTGCATCCCCCTCTTGATGATCTTCCTCTTGATTTTGAGGTAATCCATCCTCCTCTTGTGGAGGAGTCAAGTTCAGATCTGCCATATCCATGACGATGAGTCGATcctcctcttcattttcaggtactCCATCCTCCTCTTGCGGAGGAGTCAAGTTCGGATCTGCCATATCCATGACGATGAGTCGATcctcctcttcattttcaggtactCCATCCTCCTCTTGCGGAGGAGTCAAGTTCGGATCTGCCATATCCATGACGATGAGTCGATcctcctcttcattttcaggtactCCATCCTCCTCTTGCGGAGGAGTCAAGTTCGGATCTGCCATATCCATGACGATGAGTCGATcctcctcttcattttcaggtactCCATCCTCCTCTTGCGGAGGAGTCAAGTTCAGATCTGCCATATCCATGACGATGAGTCGATcctcctcttcattttcaggtactCCATCCTCCTCTTGCGGAGGAGTCAAGTTCAGATCTGTCATATCCATGGCGAATTTCTAACAAAAATTTAACATTCAGTTAATTTGTTCTGAAATTGTCACATTTGTTGAGCTCTGGAAGTACAGAAATTTGTTCTGAAACTGTCACATTTGTTAACAAACACAATATGAAAGATAGTTCtcttatttgtttcaaagaaagcCACAGTTCGTAGTTTTACTGCATTTGTTCCATTAATTGCTTTAGTTGATATCCTGTTGATTTTCTTTAGTGATGTCTCATGAGAAGTTTGTCATTAAaccaggaagaagactacacggtCACGAACATCATCCTGGACAACGCTATAGGGCGCCATAAGCTTCAGATCATGGCTTGCCACGCTTCCCAGTCCCACGGCGCAGATCACGAGGCTCCTCATCCACTAGTGAGTCGCAAATCGTCATATCTTTCTCTTCTGCTTTAGCCTTTTCTTTTCACCATTGCTTTACCATGTTCTGAAACTGTCACATTTTTAATATGTCTCCATATCCTTTGTTTACCCCGAAATCACACTGCTTTACCATGTTCTGAAATTGTCACATTGCTAACACTATTATTGCAAAACATTTTAGTATTGCAATAAAACTGTCGAAATACTATGCATACTTGGTGGTCTCTGCACCGACGCTTCTTCCTGGGCATCACTATGATACAAGAATCAAGTTTAATGCAACTGTAGTAGAAGCAATTGAACTCTTGGAAATACATGCATCAACTTTAGAATCTTGTGTGCAGGTCATATAGAACCAATCCCATATGTCCTGTAGGCTGTATAATCTtttagttctcgccaatgctaTTTCTATCAACACTTCAAAATTGTTCATGCCAAAAAAAACTGCATTAGTCTAAACTGAGTTGGAATGGCAAAATATATGCATGATCCAAGAATCAAAATATGACATTTGTAAACCTGTACTTTCAGCAGTCTCACCTCAATAGTGACTTTCTTTAGGTTCTTGTTGGTTTAACACTACTCTTCAGGTTCATTTTTATGAGGTTCTTATTCTTCAGTTTCTGCCGGACAAGGATCTCGGCGAGGCGCCGTATGAGGAGCTTGGCGAGGCACCGAACGAGGAGATTGGTGAGGCGCTGCAGCCTAGGTGCTAGTCAAGGAGCTCCGCGAGGCACCAGAGGTCGACTAGGTGCTGGTCGAGGAGCTGCAGCTCGGCTAGTCACGCTGGTCACGGAGCTCCGCGAGGCGCTGGAGCTCAGCCAGGCGCTGGTCGAGGAGCTTGGTGAGGCGACGCGTCTGGAGCAGAGGGACGGAGGTGGGCCGACGGCGAGGGGCCTGGGCAGGAGCTTCGGCCGGCGGCGACGGGCCTGGAGCAGGAGCTCCGGTcggcagcggcggagggcctcgAGCAGGGGCTCCGGCGCCGGTGGAGGGCCTCGAGCaggggctccggcgccggcggagGGCCTCGAGCAGGAGATCCGGCGAGGATTGAGATCTGTACCACGAAGCTCACGCGAGATCGCGGGCAGGTGCGGAAATCACGGGGAGGTGGGATCGCGGGCAGGTGCGGAGATCACGGGGAGGTGGGATCGCGGGGCAGGTGCAAAGATCACGACGAGCTGGAATCACGGCGAGCTGGATCACGGAAGGGAAAGGGGGAGTCTGGGGATCACGACGATGTTAATACTGGATTGCTAGCTATTTAAAATGTAAAGGGTGTAAATGAAAAATTGTACTTAGTTCAAAAATTTTGTCACCTGCGACAGAtatttcgggacggagggagtagattgttACATGTGGTCTAATAATTTCGAGATCCAATAAATAGTGGCTGATGGCAAGATACAACTACCATTTCACAAAATTTCTAATGTAAATTCAATCTGTATAATGAGAACCAAAAGTGATGAATTCACCCGTGAATAGTAGCTGATGACACAATCATTATACACACCAGCAGCACAACACTATCCACACCAGATTTTATCTTTAGTTTCTTGACATGTAGATGAATTTGAGATATGAAATTTGCATGTAATCGATAGAAGGCCATGTTACACACTCGTGGCCTAGCTACTAATCTGGCTAAGACCAAGGTCGTTCCTATCTCTTGCGAGGGCATTGATCTGGACGACATCATGATTGCAAATTTTTTTTGAGACAATCTTGCGAAACTTTACTGATAGACGTTCAACGGTACAAATGATAAATCAACGGGGTGCCTAGCCATACATGCCGGCCTTCTCCTGACCTCAAAACATATTTCGCTAGATTGTGAGCCTCGACATTCGAGCTCCTATATTTATGTACAACATTGAATATATGAGCTAGAATATGAAGGCTCGCAATCTAGCGAAATATGTGTTTTGAGGTTAGGGGAAGGCCGACATGTATGACTAGGCACCTCGGAAGATTTATGACTAGGGATACCTAGCCCACCATGTTTTCATGCATATCATGCCGTAGTTAGCAATATGCAATTTTGCATGCCTTCCAAAATTATTCCAAGGGCATCGAGTCATTTGAGCCTTGATAATTTCAAGGGCCTGCTTAGGGAATTTGAAAAGGAGAGAAGGCAAATGGGATGCTAGCTAAACAAGCTTGAATAAATACAATCTGCCTTAAGAGATGAGATTTTCACTCCATCCTGCATTTATTTTCAGAATCTTATCTATCGGGGGTTGGATATCTTGCCTTCTAAGTTTATCATGATGCAAAGGGACACCTAGATACCTAATGGGAAAGAAACTAGTGGGATAGCAAAAAATCTCAGAATAA includes:
- the LOC123447782 gene encoding uncharacterized protein LOC123447782 — encoded protein: MPTASCLRPPPRSSAAARLRFPPPPPPAQLYPAGLAIGSWRRRLAGVGVAAASASPFDELYARGRPIDGASKKSTLWNLIQDIEPLDLSVIQKDVPLETVDAMKRTISGMLGLLPSDQFRVVVEALWNPFFKLLVSSIMTGYTLRNAECRLSFERNLELSEEDAECEKRDMTEDNLHDINLGRPITIFRLSEDEMPQDSGKSDGESSGDSMGEMLSNLTPQAEEQIIRLQSRLDAMKKELHDLKRKNSALQMQQFVGEEKNDLLDYLRSLTPEKVAELSESTCPGVQEAIQSVVHGLLATLSPKVHSKSPPPLENPPGGALNRGGEDDDCAELVENTSLPFQPLISVPRDYLARLLFWCMLLGHYIRGLEYRLELAHLLRISSDVGSFPIDDDHFI